The DNA window CACCTCAATTCTTTCAGGCTTAGACATAGTTGTAGAAACAGGACTCGGAACAAAACCTCCAAGGGACTGTTTGGGTTCAACCATGGTTCAACCCAGCTTATGATCTGACTGGCCAAAAATTTCCCAGTTTTAACCAAATTTTATTGGTTCCAAAAAGATATATCTGCTTACTTATTACTTTTGAATCAGAACACAATGCAGTTCTAGTTCAAATGGTTGGCTGGTTCAGTTGCCGGAACAATGAGCTCATGCCTCACTGCCAAGGTTGGACAATACATCACTTGTATTTACAttacttatttatttcttttgaatttgacCACATGGCAGTTCTGGTTCAAATGGTTGGCTGGTTCAGTTTTCAGAACAATGAACTCATGCCACACCATCAAAAGTTGGAGGACACATATGCAGTCAATTTAAAATAATGTTTCACCTGTGACATCAAGGCAaaaattttagagaaaaatatgaattaagCTTAAGAATGATTATATTTCATGTATTGCCTTTCAAAACTGTCTTCATATTGGTTATTCATTTCCTTAATATTTTAGATTTCACCTATTTATAAGGACAAATTGAATattttacatatatattttATCATAATTCTGTGCATGTGAAGCTTACACTCCATGCCTCTAAGCTTATGCCTTAACATTTGACAATGACGCTTCTCATTGATAATTTGATTCAGAAAATACACTCTAATTTTAGCACAGAAACTGATTAAACAAATGTTATTTTATGTAAGATAGACAGCTATCgaattttttcttccaaaatgaaatcatttattttagGATAGTTCTCCCTCTCATATGTTTCTGGGATATAGCTAGCAAATTTGTACAACAAAAGCAACAAGCAAGTACATAAGCTATTACTATTTCACTAACTGACAGTCATTAACAATTTGTGTAGTAGTTTGAAGGGCAAGCTCAATTAATACGTGCATTGTTCCAAGGATAAAATTCTTAAAATACTTTGTCAAATACCATTGGTGTACAAAAGTTAAGCCATTCTTGACAATAAGGATTTGTAAAAGTAGCTGATTATTCATAGAATAGCATATTTTGGTCCGTTTCTTTCTCTACTTTGGCAATCACTTACAAGGATTGAAAACGATTCATCCAGGACTTTAATGGCTAAACTTATAGCTTCTTTTGGAGAAGTACAAGTGGATCAATTAACACATGTGAGGACATTTTGGAACAAATATAAAAGAAACTACAATTGATCAACAACACAAACCTACTGCGTGATTGTAACTACTAACTACCCAAAGCTTTTGAGACAAAAGCACTactgcaaataattgttcaaaGAAAAACTCTAGAGAATCTTAtaccaaaaccaaattcaatATTTGACAAAAATAATGGTGTCACATAGATACTTACACAATGCTAAGAAGGGAGAGAACATGTACGGGAAAAAGTATTTACTTAATTTACTCACTATTAAATAGGCCTCCACACACCACCATGCATTTTGGAGTTTACAGTGCCCTTTCAAAAGGGTCATGGATGTATATCTTGTCTTTGTATCACTGATGGGTATGGTGGTGTCATAGTGTTGTCCTTGCCTCTTGGAGCAGACTCTTCCTCCACCATAGGCAGCTGCCTTTCTGAATGACAATTTCCCTTGAAAACTCTGCCCGGGCTTGGAGAGTCTAGATTCCTCAGCTCAGAAGCACTGGAGCCATTCCAAAGTTGAGGACTTGGGCTTGATTGCAACTGGACCGATCTATCTTCATGGGACAAAGGAGACAGCACCCCCAGAGTACTCTCATCCATTTGTTTTCTGCAAAATTTATCTTCCACAATATTATAGAAATCCACGGTCCGCACTTCCTGAGCAAGAGAGCATGAACAACAGAAAAGCCACCGTGCACAATCAGCCACTGTGGGGTGACCACAGCAGAAGTCATTAGCTGGTAAATTGAATTTCTTCCTCATCTGAATCCTCCAGAAGCCCCCATATAACAAACCAAATACACAAAGCAAAATCCCTGTGAGGCCCAATGCTTCCCTAACAGCCTCATTGTTAATATTAACAGCGGCAAGATTGAAAATCCAAAAGGGAGCAgtacaaaacaaaagaaaagttgCAATGTGAACATACATGTTCCCAAATCCTAGTCTTTCCATATTCCAACCAAAAACACAGAAACTACAGAAGAATGTGAGATAAGCAAGAGAAATATCATCCCAATAATCAAGTAACCCTCCTATCCACTCAGGTCTGTTCACCACAATACTCTGCTCCTGTCTTGATGCAAATGAGAATCTCTTTTGAAAAGACTTCGCCCTTGGGTGACTTGGCCTGTCAGTGTCGACGATGACCATAGGATCCTGTGCTTCCTCATCCGTTTCAGACTCATACTCCTTCCCGAGAGGGCTTAAAATGCAGTATACACCAGCAAATGCCGGTGCTGCGATTGAAACACAGAGGCAGAGAGCAACTCCTATAGCTGGTCGTTCTGACCTCTTGTATCCCAAGTTTAGGCCACACAAGGCATACTGAGCAAAACAGTTCACATGGAGcagaacaacaacaaccatcATGTGGGCCCATTCATGGGGTTTATAAGTGCCATTCTTGCAGTAAATCTTTCGAAGTTTAGTTATGTCATCTGGCCTCCATTTACATAACAGCACGAGGTGGTAGAATCGCTTTGGGTGTTGATAAAGACACATCAGAGTAAAGAGggcattgatgatttgattattgatttCGAACCAGGTATCTCTTTCGGATTTCTTTGGTAGGGCATGGTTCAACATTCCTGTCATAACAAGGAACAGGATTGCACCTGAAACAGCAACACATATAATCCAAAGAAGTAGGGCCACGTTCATTGGGTCTCTAATCCATTTTTTGCAGATTTCCCCCAGGGAAACCCAATCAATTTTCCGTACCAAGATCAAATTAACA is part of the Macadamia integrifolia cultivar HAES 741 chromosome 9, SCU_Mint_v3, whole genome shotgun sequence genome and encodes:
- the LOC122087977 gene encoding uncharacterized protein LOC122087977, whose product is MVSASDARGTEEGKEDLVSGTASNEIKCHVVVGVSSSRRGLLGHEDSQNGALGLVAAHPSRAGFLKFASATLSSPSAKFLQVAEGRDEISRSVPSTSHGFRDRVNLILVRKIDWVSLGEICKKWIRDPMNVALLLWIICVAVSGAILFLVMTGMLNHALPKKSERDTWFEINNQIINALFTLMCLYQHPKRFYHLVLLCKWRPDDITKLRKIYCKNGTYKPHEWAHMMVVVVLLHVNCFAQYALCGLNLGYKRSERPAIGVALCLCVSIAAPAFAGVYCILSPLGKEYESETDEEAQDPMVIVDTDRPSHPRAKSFQKRFSFASRQEQSIVVNRPEWIGGLLDYWDDISLAYLTFFCSFCVFGWNMERLGFGNMYVHIATFLLFCTAPFWIFNLAAVNINNEAVREALGLTGILLCVFGLLYGGFWRIQMRKKFNLPANDFCCGHPTVADCARWLFCCSCSLAQEVRTVDFYNIVEDKFCRKQMDESTLGVLSPLSHEDRSVQLQSSPSPQLWNGSSASELRNLDSPSPGRVFKGNCHSERQLPMVEEESAPRGKDNTMTPPYPSVIQRQDIHP